A part of Geothrix oryzae genomic DNA contains:
- a CDS encoding glycoside hydrolase family 3 N-terminal domain-containing protein, with amino-acid sequence MPSAQELLWTGFRGLDAAEVDLPFRPGGLILFARNLDPDPAQGPARCRALIDGLQARFGADLPLAVALDQEGGPVSRLRPWVGATPPLRRIWLGGGTAACESWGRLWGEGLRQLGFNVDFAPVVDLWDGHPGAGIGDRAASGDPAETAAAAGAFLHGLESMGVRGCLKHFPGLGGTTLDSHLGLPELADAALVDRNAAAFTALAHPDRLVMVAHLRTPASDPLPASLHRGSVAANPWGIQGRFLPDDLEMGGCADWSWPERVRLSLEAGHQWLLVCQTPEGWTACAEAVGTMPDALCLGPLQATRNLRRNLPPPPGTSFDPTAWQDWLMRLRAAAEEV; translated from the coding sequence ATGCCCAGTGCCCAAGAGCTCCTCTGGACCGGCTTCCGGGGCCTCGATGCCGCGGAAGTGGACCTCCCCTTCCGCCCCGGCGGCCTCATCCTCTTCGCCCGCAATCTGGATCCGGATCCCGCCCAGGGGCCGGCCCGTTGCAGGGCCCTGATCGACGGCCTCCAGGCCCGGTTCGGGGCGGACCTGCCCCTGGCCGTGGCGCTGGACCAGGAGGGTGGGCCCGTGAGCCGCCTGCGCCCCTGGGTGGGCGCGACGCCCCCCCTGCGGCGGATCTGGCTGGGGGGTGGCACCGCGGCCTGCGAATCCTGGGGCCGTCTCTGGGGCGAGGGCCTGCGCCAGCTGGGCTTCAATGTGGACTTCGCCCCCGTGGTGGACCTCTGGGACGGCCATCCCGGGGCCGGCATCGGGGACCGGGCCGCCAGCGGGGATCCCGCCGAGACCGCGGCGGCGGCCGGCGCCTTCCTCCACGGCCTCGAGTCCATGGGCGTCCGCGGCTGCCTGAAGCACTTCCCCGGCCTGGGTGGCACCACCCTCGACAGCCACCTGGGCCTGCCCGAGCTCGCCGACGCCGCCCTGGTGGACCGCAACGCCGCCGCCTTCACGGCCCTGGCCCATCCCGACCGCCTCGTGATGGTGGCCCACCTCCGCACCCCGGCTTCCGACCCCCTGCCCGCCAGCCTGCACCGGGGATCCGTGGCCGCGAATCCCTGGGGCATCCAGGGCCGCTTCCTGCCCGATGACCTGGAGATGGGGGGCTGCGCGGACTGGAGCTGGCCCGAGCGCGTGCGGCTGTCCCTGGAGGCCGGTCACCAGTGGCTGCTCGTCTGCCAGACGCCGGAAGGCTGGACCGCCTGCGCCGAGGCCGTGGGCACGATGCCTGACGCCCTCTGCCTGGGTCCGCTCCAAGCCACGCGGAACCTGCGCCGGAACCTGCCCCCGCCGCCCGGGACCTCGTTCGACCCGACCGCCTGGCAGGATTGGCTCATGCGACTCCGCGCCGCCGCCGAGGAGGTCTGA
- a CDS encoding response regulator has product MIPEPILIVDDEPEVRTALLEALQSRGYSAEAVAGGEAALARMAEASFPLVMTDLHMPGGLSGLELIAALKERHPDTICILITAFATLDTTIGALKQGAYDLIQKPFRLAEIEVVLDRALDHARLLKTVRAYQAELEARILSRSQDLRAAHEEALELCDLSLQGLEAPSLEAALGPLLDRLVARCAPDGLACYRHDADGQLRAVARRGTRPLPAALERPLPGPLPAPALGYPEEHLVPLGSTGWLYLGFEDRSSFQEASPGFLLLARHLELALRVR; this is encoded by the coding sequence ATGATCCCGGAGCCCATCCTCATCGTGGATGACGAGCCCGAGGTTCGCACCGCGCTGCTGGAGGCCCTGCAGAGCCGGGGCTATTCCGCCGAGGCCGTCGCCGGCGGGGAGGCTGCCCTGGCCCGGATGGCCGAGGCCTCGTTCCCCCTGGTAATGACGGACCTGCACATGCCCGGCGGACTGTCGGGCCTGGAGCTCATCGCCGCCCTCAAGGAGCGGCATCCGGACACCATCTGCATCCTGATCACCGCCTTCGCCACCCTGGACACGACCATCGGGGCGTTGAAACAAGGCGCCTACGACCTCATCCAGAAGCCCTTCCGGCTGGCGGAGATCGAGGTGGTCCTGGACCGGGCCCTGGATCATGCCCGCCTCCTGAAGACCGTCCGGGCCTACCAGGCCGAGCTGGAGGCCCGCATCCTCAGCCGTTCCCAGGATCTCCGGGCGGCCCACGAAGAGGCTCTCGAACTCTGTGACCTGAGCCTCCAGGGCCTCGAGGCCCCCTCGCTGGAGGCGGCCCTCGGACCGCTGCTGGACCGGCTCGTGGCCCGGTGCGCGCCGGATGGCCTGGCCTGCTATCGCCACGATGCCGACGGCCAGCTGCGTGCCGTCGCCCGGCGGGGAACCCGTCCCCTCCCGGCCGCGCTCGAACGCCCCCTGCCCGGGCCCCTTCCCGCCCCAGCCCTGGGCTACCCCGAAGAGCACCTGGTACCCCTGGGAAGCACGGGCTGGCTCTACCTGGGATTCGAGGACCGCTCGTCGTTCCAGGAAGCGAGCCCTGGATTCCTGCTCCTGGCCCGCCACCTGGAGCTGGCCCTCCGGGTAAGGTGA
- a CDS encoding diguanylate cyclase, with protein sequence MGARILIVDDNTMIRSEIKAVLMKDGGFSHFMEAADGLTAFKTIMETPPDLVLCDLVMPGFDGLKFLGLKASRKELAQIPVIILTAEDDLDRKAEILERGASDYVTKPFHEKELLARVRIHTKLKLLQDELREMNVQLEALSVTDVLTGLANRRRLMTRLEEEVQRARRYKTPLSVVMIDIDHFKQVNDSYGHAMGDEVLRNIGAMLKASLRTTDLAARYGGEELTLVLPHTDIPAALQVAENLRQKFSEMDHTLDGVTIRKTASMGLAARNGQGEMPDAEDLLKHADEALYRAKQGGRNRVEVAE encoded by the coding sequence ATGGGCGCCCGCATCCTCATCGTCGATGACAACACCATGATCCGCAGCGAGATCAAGGCGGTGCTCATGAAGGACGGCGGGTTCTCGCATTTCATGGAGGCCGCGGATGGCCTCACGGCCTTCAAGACGATCATGGAGACCCCGCCGGACCTGGTGCTCTGCGACCTCGTCATGCCGGGCTTCGACGGCCTGAAGTTCCTGGGCCTGAAGGCCAGTCGCAAGGAGCTGGCGCAGATCCCGGTGATCATCCTCACCGCCGAGGACGACCTGGACCGCAAGGCCGAGATCCTGGAGCGGGGCGCTTCCGACTATGTCACCAAGCCCTTCCACGAGAAGGAGCTGCTGGCGCGGGTGCGCATCCACACCAAGCTGAAGCTGCTGCAGGATGAGCTCCGCGAGATGAATGTCCAGCTCGAAGCCCTTTCCGTCACGGATGTGCTCACGGGCCTGGCGAACCGGCGGCGCCTGATGACGCGCCTGGAAGAGGAAGTTCAGCGGGCGCGCCGCTACAAGACGCCGCTGTCCGTGGTGATGATCGACATCGATCACTTCAAGCAGGTGAACGATTCGTACGGCCACGCCATGGGCGACGAGGTGCTGCGGAACATCGGCGCCATGCTCAAGGCCAGCCTCCGGACCACGGACCTGGCCGCCCGCTACGGCGGCGAAGAGCTGACCCTGGTGCTGCCCCACACGGACATTCCCGCCGCCCTGCAGGTCGCCGAGAACCTGCGGCAGAAGTTCTCCGAGATGGACCATACCCTGGATGGCGTCACCATCCGGAAGACCGCCAGCATGGGTCTCGCCGCCCGCAACGGCCAGGGCGAGATGCCCGATGCCGAGGACCTCCTCAAACATGCCGACGAAGCCCTCTACCGCGCCAAACAGGGCGGCCGGAACCGCGTGGAAGTGGCGGAGTAG
- the metK gene encoding methionine adenosyltransferase: MATQGRHLFTSESVTEGHPDKMADQISDAVLDAALTDDPRSRVACETLLTTGLVLVAGEITTETYIPVAALVRDVVKDIGYDHHIKGFDYATCAVMVTIDQQSPDIAMGVDTGGAGDQGLMFGYACQDTPELMPAAIQFSHLLTRKLSEVRKSGQLPWLRPDGKSQVTVEFDGDKVKRIHTVVISTQHDEHVTQNTIRDSILQDVIKASLPADLLDAQTVYHVNPTGRFVVGGPMGDTGLTGRKIIVDTYGGSGHHGGGAFSGKDPSKVDRSAAYMGRYIAKNIVAAGLAGRCEIQLAYAIGVAEPVSIAVDTFGTGQVSDEAIVRAVREVFSCTPKAMIEALDLRKPIYRATAAYGHFGRPEFSWEKTDKVEALRKAAK, from the coding sequence ATGGCCACCCAGGGGCGTCACCTTTTCACATCCGAAAGCGTCACCGAGGGGCATCCCGACAAGATGGCGGACCAGATCTCCGACGCCGTCCTAGACGCGGCCCTCACGGATGATCCCCGCAGCCGCGTGGCCTGCGAGACGCTGCTGACCACGGGCCTGGTGCTGGTGGCCGGCGAGATCACCACCGAGACCTACATTCCCGTGGCGGCCCTGGTGCGGGATGTGGTGAAGGACATCGGCTACGACCACCACATCAAGGGCTTCGACTACGCCACCTGCGCGGTGATGGTGACCATCGACCAGCAGAGCCCCGACATCGCCATGGGCGTGGACACGGGCGGCGCCGGCGACCAGGGTCTGATGTTCGGCTATGCCTGCCAGGACACCCCCGAGCTGATGCCCGCCGCCATCCAGTTCTCCCACCTCCTGACGCGGAAGCTCTCCGAGGTCCGCAAGAGCGGGCAGCTGCCCTGGCTGCGGCCCGACGGCAAGTCCCAGGTCACGGTGGAGTTCGACGGCGACAAGGTGAAGCGCATCCACACTGTCGTGATCTCCACCCAGCACGACGAGCATGTCACCCAGAACACCATCCGCGACAGCATCCTCCAGGATGTGATCAAGGCCAGCCTGCCGGCGGACCTGCTGGACGCGCAGACGGTCTACCATGTGAACCCCACGGGGCGCTTCGTGGTGGGCGGGCCCATGGGCGACACGGGCCTGACGGGCCGCAAGATCATCGTGGACACCTACGGTGGCAGTGGCCACCACGGGGGCGGCGCCTTCTCAGGGAAGGATCCCAGCAAGGTGGACCGGAGCGCCGCCTACATGGGCCGCTACATCGCCAAGAACATCGTGGCCGCGGGCTTGGCCGGCCGCTGTGAGATCCAGCTGGCCTACGCCATCGGCGTGGCGGAGCCCGTGTCGATCGCGGTGGACACCTTCGGCACCGGCCAGGTGTCGGACGAGGCCATTGTGCGCGCCGTGCGCGAGGTCTTCAGCTGCACGCCCAAGGCCATGATCGAGGCCCTGGACCTGCGCAAGCCCATCTACCGCGCCACCGCCGCCTACGGCCACTTCGGCCGCCCCGAATTCTCCTGGGAGAAGACGGACAAGGTGGAGGCGCTGCGGAAGGCGGCGAAGTAG
- a CDS encoding HD domain-containing phosphohydrolase translates to MPLTTPIPILIVDDEADLRNLLVEALEDQGYAAEGAEGGAQALAKVRTRHFPVIFTDLNMPGGLSGLELLRAIHDEDPRSLGILMTGYATTESAIQALKRGAYDFIQKPFKLAEIEAGLERALEHYRLLRENEEYQQNLERMVEARTQEILGLKNDIERLFEGFVNASVTAIEARDPSTSGHSSRVAELTVGLAEAVNQTPNGPYGRLLFTPIQIREIRYASLLHDFGKVGVREQVLVKAKKIEGEHLESIFQRLHQRTLEAMRDRMLEAWSKGQTFDPGQARILLSQQEEETRRLVDLVRRSNEPTVLPQEVAHELNVLEDLTYQHWSGDRRALMGPGDLDLLKIPKGSLSAQERDEIQSHVTHTYRFLSQIPWTSELAGVPEIAWAHHERLNGRGYPRQLKEPDIPVQSKLMAVSDVYDALTAADRPYKAAVSVERSLEILEQEAKVNLLDSEVLRIFIDAKIFERTLVPARTAP, encoded by the coding sequence GTGCCCCTCACCACCCCCATCCCCATCCTCATCGTGGACGACGAGGCGGATCTGCGGAACCTGCTGGTGGAGGCCCTGGAGGACCAGGGTTACGCCGCCGAGGGGGCCGAGGGCGGCGCCCAGGCCCTGGCGAAGGTGCGGACCCGGCATTTCCCGGTGATCTTCACCGACCTGAACATGCCCGGCGGGCTGTCGGGCCTGGAGCTGCTGCGGGCCATCCACGACGAGGACCCCCGGAGCCTGGGCATCCTCATGACCGGGTACGCCACCACCGAATCCGCCATCCAGGCCCTGAAGCGCGGCGCCTACGACTTCATCCAGAAGCCCTTCAAGCTGGCGGAGATCGAGGCCGGCCTGGAGCGGGCCCTGGAGCACTACCGCCTGCTGCGGGAGAACGAGGAATACCAGCAGAACCTGGAGCGCATGGTGGAGGCCCGCACCCAGGAGATCCTGGGCCTAAAGAACGACATCGAGCGCCTCTTCGAGGGCTTCGTGAACGCCTCCGTGACCGCGATCGAAGCCCGCGACCCCAGCACCTCCGGCCATTCCAGCCGGGTGGCCGAGCTCACCGTGGGCCTGGCGGAGGCGGTCAACCAGACCCCCAACGGCCCCTACGGCAGGCTGCTGTTCACCCCCATCCAGATCCGTGAGATCCGCTACGCCAGCCTCCTCCACGACTTCGGCAAGGTGGGCGTCCGGGAGCAGGTGCTGGTGAAGGCCAAGAAGATCGAGGGCGAGCACCTGGAGAGCATCTTCCAGCGGCTGCACCAGCGCACCCTGGAAGCCATGCGCGACCGGATGCTGGAGGCCTGGAGCAAGGGGCAGACCTTCGATCCGGGCCAGGCCAGGATCCTGCTGAGCCAGCAGGAGGAGGAGACCCGGCGCCTGGTGGACCTGGTGCGGCGCAGCAACGAGCCGACCGTGCTGCCCCAGGAGGTCGCGCACGAGCTGAATGTCCTCGAGGACCTCACCTACCAGCACTGGTCCGGGGATCGCCGGGCCCTCATGGGACCTGGCGACCTGGACCTGCTGAAGATCCCCAAGGGCAGCCTCTCGGCCCAGGAGCGGGACGAGATCCAGAGCCATGTCACCCACACCTACCGGTTCCTCAGCCAGATCCCCTGGACGAGCGAGCTGGCCGGCGTGCCCGAGATCGCCTGGGCCCACCACGAGCGCCTGAACGGGCGGGGCTATCCCCGCCAGCTGAAGGAGCCGGACATCCCCGTCCAGAGCAAGCTCATGGCCGTCTCCGATGTGTACGACGCCCTGACCGCCGCCGACCGTCCCTACAAGGCCGCCGTGAGCGTGGAGCGCAGCCTCGAGATCCTGGAACAGGAGGCCAAGGTGAACCTCCTGGACTCCGAAGTGCTGCGCATCTTCATCGACGCGAAGATCTTCGAGCGCACGCTGGTTCCGGCGAGAACGGCCCCATGA